AATATAAGATACACCGCGGATTTCAAAGAAACATAATTAAGCTAAAGAAACTTTTAGCTTCCGCAGCAAACGTAATTAAAAGAGACACATTTAATCCAGCAAACGTAATTAAAAGAAACACATTTATCGAACTAGACAAGTACATTACATAACAAGGGCATCAATAACCATAATTGTGGCATTTACAGATACAAATTAAAAGGAAGAAACACAACAACGGGTGCAAGATATTCACATAATCGTCAAATATAGCAACCCACAAAAGTTGATCAAAACAGAAAATGCTTCAATTCAAGCAAAGCTTTGAGCTATTCTAACTGCATATAAAGCAGCATACAACACTCAGCTAAagccaagaaaagaagaaaagaaagctaaAACCCTCAAAGTCACGCATCCAAAAGCAAAAATCAGATCTTTCAGAACAATATGGAGCCAAAGCGATCGATATCAACAAaaatcctcttccttttcctttgaaacgaaccaaaatccgatattcatatGAACAACGATCGGATCTTTCAGACAAAAGCCGAGCCGAAGCGATAGAAACCAATGTGATCAACGCAAAAACAGaagcttttttccttctttctcgcCCCATACCTTTACTGCGGCGTGCGCCACACCCGAAGGAGGGTGGAGAAATGGGAATGGATTGAAGAGAGGGAGGAGCTATGCCGGATGATGCCCGGGAGCTTAATGCCCCATCAGCTAGAGTCCAAAGAGGGCAGCCGAGCTTGTAGCAGCCGAAGCGGAACGGGTCCAAGAGCCGACCACCGTCGACCGCCCACAGCCGAACGGGTCCAAGAGGATGGTGGTGGTCGGGTCACGCTTCGGTGGAGCGGAGAGGACaaggggaagagggagaggaggaggaagcccaCCACCTGCGGAATCTAATGCCATCAATCAAACTCTTACATAATACTTTAATGATCACGAGCAAAGATCGAATTTTGATCATGGTCTTTTCAATCGATTCCTTTGATTAAAATGATCACGATCAAAGAAATTTAAATACTGCGGTGCTATTTCACTCTCAACTACGGGCCTTTACGTCCAAATCTAGTCACAATGTGGAACGATCAACTATTATCAATTCAATTAAGTCCCTTAGATCTTGTAATCGTAGGTTTCATACTTGAGCTTAATTATGGGTTACGATAGATAGTCCAAGCATATTATCAATAACTTGTTCAAATATTGATTAAGTTAGTTAATAGATCGATTatctcattacataattttattttaaataattcaaaAACTGGACACCTTTTTATGGTGGGATGTATTAAAGTTAATTGAAGAAAGAAGGCTACCCATTTATTTATCAACAAGGAAATCAATTAAGCACCATTTAAAGTCAAAACCATTATACGCTTTGCTTAATCTTTGGTTTAAGAAACCATTAGCTGAGTTCAAtggtttaataaaataaaatagggaATCAACGTGTCCACATCATGtcaccttcttctcctttttccctCAATTATACTCCACTGTGTCTTCCGGGCAACTATTTTATCCTGATGGAATATGATTgcctgtgagagagagagagagagagagagaactgctTTTGTGGTTCTTGCAAATTGAAGATTTTGAGATGATCTAAACGTAattatcagatttttttttttcagatgctAGGGATGAAATTGATGTCATTTTTCTAAATTTCTTAGtatcttttcttgatttctttctatTTATTATTGGGTatatttctgaaaaaaaaaaattttaagaaattttAGTAGAGAAATCTCGTTTTTCAAATATTCGAGTAATTttgttcataaaaaataattttattattacacCTTTATTATTAATCACTTGTACTTTCATACTCGAGCCCTTGATCACCAACTATCCTCGTTCGCCCCTAGTAGCCTCAATGCCTGGGGTTTTGAACATCGCGTAAGGCTTTTTACCTTTCACTATTTGTGTTTGTTATCATCCTTAGCAAAGGGGATTATGAGTGAGGATAGTGAAAGCAAGGCATGCAATTATTAGCTACCGGTGGTTTTGGTCctcgattggcaaagattgttgacGCGGGGGGTTCTCGATGAAGGGGGTCGTTGGCGAACGATTGATTCTCAACGATCATCTTTCATCCTCTTCAATCATCGTAGATATGACAAGAGGCAAAAGTGACCAAAAGCAAAAGTGTAAGTAGGTTAGGGAAGATATGTCGTTGAGTCCGAGGAAGATGGGTGTTTCTTAGGgaattttttttaagtatttaccctttatgattttatttaGCAATGAACTAAAATTACATAAACATTATATTACCGATTTATCTTGTGACACATTATGCCCCCACATTATTACTGATCTCATCTTGTAAACTAATGCATCTACTCCATTAAGTAATTAATACACAAACTTGTTCATCCCCATTCCTACTGCACATTCAATAAAAcaaatgaataaataaaaatatattcataGAGATGGAATCTTTTCTTAGGATTACATCTCTATGTTGAGTTGTTCTCCTGGTTTTGACCGTGTTGACCTTCGGAGTCCTGCAATGACATGACCGTCTCAAAGGCTCCAACCAGAGCCCTCaccttgctcttcttcttctccaacagCTTGCTCCTGGTCTCCTCTATCACGTCATTGCTCATCTGCGACTCCTTCTTCTTCCCCTGCATCACCGCAGGCTTCTTGAACGTCATCACCGTCGGCGACTCCACTCCTTTCTCATCAATGACCTTCTTGTCCGGCTTGACCGTAGCGGTGCTCAGTTCTGCCACTGCAGTACTCTTCTCTTCTGACACAGAGGAGCTTGGTTCTGCCACTGGAGCCTCATTCTCCTCTGTGGCAGCTCTTGTTGTTTCAATCTCACATGGTTCTACTTGTGGCTCTTCAATGATCTCGGCAGGCGGCTTCTCTTCTGAGCTTTGCAAGAGTTCCTTGTTGCCATTGTCATGTTCTTTGTGCTTATCTTGATCATCATCATTTCCATCTTCATTCAATTGTTGTCCAGAATCAGATTTCTCGATGACTTCCACAACTTTTTCCTCAACGACGTCATTGGTATCGTCGGGCTGCTGATCTCCTGTCGAGGTAGGTTCGATGTCGATCCGCGTCTCATTTGGATCTAGTTCTCCGACTTGAATCTGTGGCTCTCTCTGTTCTTGCTCAGCTGGAACAACTAGTTCATGTTTGTGCTCTTCGACGTGGATTTCTGCCTCTTCTACACCCTTCTTGGTTGTAATAACTGGTTCAGGTTTGTGCTCTTGGGCATGGATTTGTGCCTCTTTTCGATCTTGCTCAGCTACAATAACTGGCTTCTCGTTCGTACTTGGAACAGCCATAGTAGGTTCCTTCTTTTTGGGGACGGCACTCCCCGGGCTTCTCCCTCTTACAGATGGTAGGCTCCCTCCGCTCCTGAGACTCCTTGTTGCTTTATCTGCTGAACTCACTGGCTTCGAGGATACTGTGGCCCGAGGAATGGAGGAGGAAGTCTTCGATGCTCTGTCTTTGACGGTGCTCGTCACCGGCGTTCTTTGAGACTGGTGCGATGTCAACAGGGGCTTCTCCGGTGGCTTTCTCGAAGCCAGATGCGATCTGCTGACGTTGGAAATGGCACTAGATGGTTGCTGGGGGAGGCTCTTGCCTCTTCTGGCAGCATCGCTGCTCGATCCGATCGAGGTATTGCGCTGCGGTGGATGAGTCGTCTCTCTCTCGGGAGATCTCAGGACCGACGACTTGGAGGTCCGTCGCCGACGCGAGTCGTCGGTAGCGCCATGTGTCGAAGAGACCAGGCTGCTCTTCTCTTTGAGATGCGTGCTTGCTTTGGATGCGGCCATGGCGAATGACCGCACTACGATGGGAATCAAAATGTCACGTACAAAAATGAGCCATGCAGTATAACCATCGAAATAGATATTGAGCTTCCACATCACAAACATCAAGTGACATAatggaagagaaagagagagagagagagagagagagagagagagagagagagagagagagagagagagattgtaaaGTTTACCTTGACAACAAGATTAATCAACACATGATTCTGCCAGAAAACTAGATTGATGCCTCCCTCCTCTTTCTCAGATGCTAAGGATGAACAAGATCCAGAGGAAGGCGAATTGGAAAATAGGTGGGCTTGTGCAGTTTTATCCCAATAGATGGGAGGGGCTTTTGAGGCTTggagaagaggagggagagaagAAGTCGGGTGTCCTTCCCCATGTTCCGCTCTGAGGCGGGAAAGACCAAGTCAAAGTTTGAAGCATATTGTGAACTGAACGGCT
This DNA window, taken from Musa acuminata AAA Group cultivar baxijiao chromosome BXJ3-7, Cavendish_Baxijiao_AAA, whole genome shotgun sequence, encodes the following:
- the LOC135643820 gene encoding transcription factor TBF1-like gives rise to the protein MAASKASTHLKEKSSLVSSTHGATDDSRRRRTSKSSVLRSPERETTHPPQRNTSIGSSSDAARRGKSLPQQPSSAISNVSRSHLASRKPPEKPLLTSHQSQRTPVTSTVKDRASKTSSSIPRATVSSKPVSSADKATRSLRSGGSLPSVRGRSPGSAVPKKKEPTMAVPSTNEKPVIVAEQDRKEAQIHAQEHKPEPVITTKKGVEEAEIHVEEHKHELVVPAEQEQREPQIQVGELDPNETRIDIEPTSTGDQQPDDTNDVVEEKVVEVIEKSDSGQQLNEDGNDDDQDKHKEHDNGNKELLQSSEEKPPAEIIEEPQVEPCEIETTRAATEENEAPVAEPSSSVSEEKSTAVAELSTATVKPDKKVIDEKGVESPTVMTFKKPAVMQGKKKESQMSNDVIEETRSKLLEKKKSKVRALVGAFETVMSLQDSEGQHGQNQENNST